The following are from one region of the Achromobacter xylosoxidans genome:
- a CDS encoding DUF4142 domain-containing protein, with product MKKTLWLCGVVALCLLAAPGVLGGVQAQELAEPEARFLQAAAGSGMFEVEAAELAKKLAGDRDVKAYAARMLEQHGAMNAQLKTLAGRKQVKLPAEPSEPDRDTLQQLGNRTGPDFDALYIEKAAVDAHTTANRLFETAARESKDPQVRDFAVRALPMLAEHLAMGRKLQRTPPADADKIQPATKGEAPAVSPASREAPASIAPAK from the coding sequence ATGAAAAAGACCTTATGGCTCTGCGGCGTCGTCGCGCTATGCCTGCTGGCCGCGCCCGGCGTGCTGGGCGGGGTGCAGGCGCAGGAGCTGGCGGAGCCGGAAGCGCGCTTCCTGCAGGCGGCGGCGGGCTCAGGCATGTTCGAGGTGGAGGCGGCGGAGCTGGCGAAGAAGCTTGCGGGGGACCGCGACGTAAAAGCATACGCCGCGCGGATGCTGGAGCAGCATGGCGCCATGAACGCCCAGCTGAAGACCCTGGCCGGACGCAAGCAGGTGAAGCTGCCAGCGGAACCGTCCGAACCCGACCGCGACACCCTGCAACAGCTGGGCAACAGGACAGGCCCCGACTTCGACGCGCTCTATATCGAAAAGGCGGCCGTGGACGCGCATACTACCGCCAACCGCCTGTTCGAGACGGCTGCGCGCGAGTCCAAGGATCCGCAGGTGCGCGATTTCGCCGTGCGCGCGCTGCCCATGCTGGCCGAGCATCTGGCAATGGGCCGCAAGCTGCAACGCACGCCGCCCGCCGATGCGGACAAGATCCAGCCGGCAACAAAGGGCGAAGCGCCGGCGGTTTCACCCGCGTCGCGCGAAGCGCCCGCATCGATCGCGCCGGCAAAGTAA
- a CDS encoding SDR family oxidoreductase — MSKPDQADTGARPHPKPPMPAQHLEKPGQEADMVLKPQYQAPQYKGSGKLEGMVALVTGGDSGIGRAVCLLYAREGADVAVVYLNEQEDAEDTQRAVESEGRRCLLIAGDVQEPAFCEQAVAQTIRAYGKLDVLVNNAAYQQHTDTLPEISDEKWDKTLRTNITAYFQMARAALPHLRAGASIINTGSVTGLRGSARLLDYSTTKGAIHAFTRSLAANLAAKGVRVNAVAPGPVWTPLNPADQSPEKITEFGKHTDLGRPAQPEEISPAYVFLASPVCASYITGIVLPITGSAGD; from the coding sequence ATGAGCAAGCCCGATCAAGCCGACACCGGCGCCCGCCCGCATCCCAAACCGCCCATGCCGGCCCAGCACCTGGAAAAGCCGGGGCAGGAAGCCGACATGGTTCTCAAGCCACAGTACCAGGCGCCGCAGTACAAGGGCAGCGGCAAGCTCGAGGGCATGGTTGCGCTGGTGACAGGCGGCGATTCCGGCATAGGCCGCGCGGTCTGCCTGCTGTATGCGCGCGAAGGCGCCGACGTAGCGGTCGTCTATCTCAACGAGCAAGAGGACGCTGAAGACACCCAGCGCGCCGTGGAAAGCGAAGGCCGCCGTTGCCTGCTGATCGCAGGCGACGTACAGGAACCCGCGTTTTGCGAACAGGCGGTGGCACAGACGATCCGGGCGTACGGCAAGCTCGACGTCCTGGTGAACAACGCCGCCTATCAGCAGCACACGGACACGCTGCCCGAGATCAGCGACGAAAAGTGGGACAAGACGCTGCGCACCAATATCACCGCCTACTTCCAGATGGCGCGCGCGGCGCTGCCGCATCTGCGCGCGGGCGCCTCCATCATCAATACCGGATCGGTCACGGGCCTGCGCGGCAGCGCCAGGCTGTTGGACTACTCCACCACCAAGGGCGCGATCCATGCCTTTACGCGATCGCTGGCCGCCAACCTCGCCGCCAAGGGCGTGCGTGTGAACGCAGTGGCGCCGGGACCCGTATGGACGCCGCTGAATCCTGCGGATCAAAGTCCGGAGAAAATCACGGAATTCGGCAAGCACACGGACTTGGGGCGGCCGGCGCAGCCCGAGGAAATCTCTCCGGCCTATGTCTTCCTGGCTTCGCCCGTGTGCGCCAGCTACATCACCGGCATCGTCCTGCCCATTACCGGCAGCGCGGGCGATTGA
- a CDS encoding four-helix bundle copper-binding protein yields the protein MRDQNFEQCVQACYECAVACDVCASACLRENPAHMRRCIALCTDCGAVCRLCAAMLARDGEFANALCTLCALICDACARECSSHEAEHCQVCAGACLSCTLACRDMLEA from the coding sequence ATGCGAGACCAAAATTTCGAGCAATGTGTGCAAGCCTGCTATGAATGCGCCGTCGCCTGCGATGTTTGCGCGTCCGCCTGCCTGCGCGAGAACCCGGCGCACATGCGGCGATGCATTGCGCTGTGCACCGATTGCGGCGCGGTTTGCCGGCTTTGCGCGGCCATGCTGGCACGCGACGGCGAGTTCGCCAATGCGCTTTGCACCTTGTGCGCATTGATATGCGATGCGTGCGCGCGCGAATGCTCATCGCACGAGGCAGAGCATTGCCAGGTGTGCGCAGGCGCGTGCCTGAGCTGCACCCTGGCCTGCCGCGACATGCTGGAGGCCTGA
- a CDS encoding sigma-54-dependent transcriptional regulator, with product MPHLLIVDDDPTIRETLAEIGRESGFSVALAASVKDALIQLERHAPDLVLTDIRLPEGSGMEIFKSEAAASAEVVVMTGHGTVDNAVQALRLGATDYLVKPICMERLNGIFARVNANSGSELSGAPFEEPGRYGKMYGASDCMQELYRQLGRVAKTNVTTLLIGESGTGKELAAHAIHELSARRQRPLIAVNCGAISPNLIESEMFGHERGSFTGADRQHKGYFERADGGTLFLDEVTEMPLDLQVKLLRVLETGQFMRVGTNREIACDIRIVAATNRDPEQAVKEGKLREDLYYRLSVFPIKLPALRERGDDILFLANRFLQGLNQESGKSKEFSPRALAALQQYAWPGNVRELKNYVRRAFIMADGDTLEVDMLTPRVSPAGEGGQVSVPVGETLAEADRRLILATLERCNGVKKQAAAVLGISPKTLYNRLEEYAAADAEGAAAAPGRKQDRP from the coding sequence ATGCCTCATCTGCTGATCGTTGATGACGACCCCACGATACGCGAAACCCTGGCCGAGATCGGACGCGAAAGCGGTTTTTCCGTGGCCTTGGCAGCGAGCGTCAAGGATGCGCTGATCCAGCTGGAGCGCCATGCGCCCGACTTGGTGTTGACCGACATCCGCCTGCCCGAGGGCAGCGGCATGGAGATCTTCAAGAGCGAGGCCGCCGCCAGCGCGGAGGTCGTCGTGATGACGGGGCACGGCACCGTCGACAACGCGGTGCAGGCCTTGCGACTTGGGGCCACCGATTACCTGGTCAAGCCGATCTGCATGGAGCGCTTGAACGGCATCTTCGCGCGAGTGAATGCGAATTCGGGCAGCGAGCTTTCGGGCGCCCCATTCGAGGAGCCGGGACGCTACGGCAAGATGTACGGCGCGTCGGACTGCATGCAAGAGCTCTATCGGCAGCTCGGCCGCGTGGCCAAGACCAATGTGACGACCTTGCTGATCGGCGAAAGCGGCACGGGCAAGGAACTGGCCGCGCACGCCATCCATGAACTCAGCGCGCGCCGCCAGCGGCCGCTGATCGCGGTGAACTGCGGCGCAATCTCGCCCAACCTGATCGAAAGCGAAATGTTCGGGCACGAGCGCGGCAGCTTTACCGGCGCGGACCGCCAGCACAAGGGCTACTTCGAGCGCGCCGACGGCGGCACCCTGTTCCTGGACGAAGTGACCGAAATGCCGCTTGACCTGCAGGTCAAGCTCTTGCGGGTCCTGGAGACCGGGCAGTTCATGCGCGTGGGCACCAATCGGGAGATCGCCTGCGATATCCGGATCGTCGCCGCGACCAACCGCGATCCCGAGCAAGCAGTGAAGGAAGGCAAACTGCGCGAGGATCTTTATTACCGGCTGAGCGTCTTCCCCATCAAGTTGCCGGCGCTGCGCGAGCGCGGCGACGACATCCTGTTCCTTGCGAATCGCTTCCTGCAAGGCTTGAACCAGGAATCCGGCAAGAGCAAGGAATTCTCGCCGCGCGCGCTGGCCGCGCTGCAGCAGTATGCATGGCCGGGGAATGTGCGCGAACTCAAGAACTACGTGCGCCGCGCCTTCATCATGGCGGACGGCGACACGCTGGAAGTGGACATGCTGACGCCGCGGGTGTCGCCGGCGGGCGAGGGCGGCCAGGTCAGCGTGCCTGTGGGAGAAACCTTGGCGGAAGCGGACCGCCGCCTGATCCTGGCGACGCTGGAGCGCTGCAACGGCGTGAAAAAGCAGGCCGCGGCGGTACTCGGCATCAGCCCCAAGACGCTGTACAACCGGCTCGAGGAGTACGCCGCGGCGGACGCGGAAGGCGCCGCCGCGGCGCCTGGCCGGAAACAGGACCGGCCCTGA
- a CDS encoding RNA polymerase factor sigma-54, giving the protein MSCPSAAAVQETRLVYPSQELRLRQQMTLAPRLQQSVKLLQMTALEFTTAVEQALASNPFLEDADEQEAEAGPAVAVFPPLADGADPAPPEPVPQEEPPLPDAPAYSGDYPTRGQGDGPERDQGLWAASTLSMSQRLSLELGNYQLAPRDRLLAEYIIDALDDDGYLRVPLASLWGDARRGAEAVPDEGEWMTALRLVQQLDAPGLAARDLAECLLLQLAAATGIGDALRALSMRIVAEQLERLARNDCAGLRQQLGCSEDALREACALIRSLDPKPGGRYSAEAPVYVVPDVFVDKWQSRWRVLPNRNAMPQARLHQTYAELFRRARLDDRSPMAQELQEARWLVRNVEQRYITIQRVAEAIVKRQQTFFEYGDVALRPLMLREVADDLDMHESTVSRATVGKYMVTPRGVFEFRHFFSRELATDTGGSCSATAVRALIKEMVEAEDPAMPLSDVALTQQLAANGILLARRTVSKYRGQLRMPPAELRRRH; this is encoded by the coding sequence ATGAGCTGCCCGTCGGCAGCCGCTGTCCAGGAGACTCGATTGGTCTACCCCTCGCAAGAATTGCGCCTGCGTCAGCAGATGACGCTGGCGCCCCGCCTGCAGCAATCCGTCAAGCTGCTGCAGATGACCGCCCTGGAGTTCACCACCGCGGTCGAGCAGGCCCTGGCCAGCAATCCCTTCCTGGAAGACGCCGATGAGCAGGAGGCCGAAGCAGGCCCCGCCGTTGCGGTCTTTCCTCCTTTGGCGGACGGCGCCGATCCGGCTCCGCCGGAACCCGTCCCGCAGGAAGAACCGCCGCTGCCGGACGCGCCGGCCTACTCCGGCGATTATCCGACACGCGGCCAGGGCGACGGCCCCGAGCGTGACCAGGGCCTATGGGCCGCGTCCACGCTGTCCATGAGCCAACGGCTGTCGCTGGAGCTGGGCAACTATCAGTTGGCGCCGCGCGACCGGCTGTTGGCGGAGTACATCATCGATGCACTGGATGACGACGGCTACCTGCGGGTGCCGCTCGCCAGCCTGTGGGGCGATGCACGCCGCGGCGCCGAAGCCGTCCCCGACGAAGGCGAATGGATGACCGCGCTGCGCCTGGTCCAACAGCTGGATGCGCCTGGACTGGCTGCGCGCGACCTGGCCGAATGCCTGTTGCTGCAATTGGCGGCAGCGACCGGCATCGGCGACGCGCTACGCGCCCTGTCCATGCGCATCGTGGCCGAGCAGCTCGAGCGGCTGGCCCGCAACGACTGCGCCGGCCTGCGCCAGCAGCTGGGCTGTTCTGAAGACGCCTTGCGCGAGGCTTGCGCGCTGATCCGCAGCCTGGACCCGAAACCGGGAGGCCGCTACAGCGCCGAAGCGCCCGTCTACGTCGTGCCCGACGTGTTCGTCGACAAATGGCAATCGCGCTGGCGCGTGCTGCCCAACCGCAACGCCATGCCCCAGGCGAGGCTGCACCAGACCTATGCCGAACTGTTCCGGCGCGCCCGCCTGGACGATCGCAGCCCCATGGCCCAGGAGCTGCAGGAAGCCCGCTGGCTGGTGCGCAACGTCGAACAGCGCTACATCACGATCCAGCGCGTGGCCGAAGCCATCGTCAAGCGCCAGCAGACCTTTTTCGAATATGGCGACGTGGCCTTGCGGCCCTTGATGCTGCGCGAGGTCGCCGATGACCTGGACATGCACGAATCCACGGTGTCGCGCGCCACTGTCGGCAAGTACATGGTGACGCCGCGCGGGGTGTTCGAATTCCGTCACTTCTTTTCCCGCGAACTGGCCACCGACACTGGCGGGTCCTGCTCCGCCACGGCCGTGCGGGCCCTGATCAAGGAAATGGTCGAGGCCGAGGACCCGGCGATGCCGCTGTCGGATGTGGCCTTGACCCAGCAACTGGCGGCCAACGGCATCCTGCTGGCGCGGCGAACGGTCTCGAAGTACCGCGGGCAATTGCGCATGCCGCCCGCGGAATTGCGCCGCCGCCATTAG
- a CDS encoding YqjD family protein produces the protein MASTNTPLPSDFPENGPDNRGAHRRARHPEAWIDDLEATLSDASATDLEALKARLSEQLHATRRSLRDASDHAGDLMRETIDCTEEYIHARPWQAIGLVAGAAFLFGVVVGRQ, from the coding sequence ATGGCCTCTACCAACACCCCCCTGCCCTCAGACTTTCCGGAAAACGGCCCGGACAACCGCGGCGCGCACAGGCGAGCACGGCATCCCGAGGCCTGGATCGACGATCTGGAAGCCACGCTCAGCGATGCCTCGGCGACCGATCTTGAGGCGCTCAAGGCGCGCCTGTCCGAACAGCTGCACGCCACGCGGCGCAGCTTGCGGGACGCTTCCGACCACGCCGGCGACCTGATGCGCGAGACCATAGACTGCACCGAGGAGTACATCCACGCCCGGCCCTGGCAGGCCATCGGCCTGGTGGCCGGCGCAGCTTTCCTTTTTGGCGTGGTGGTGGGACGGCAGTAG
- a CDS encoding DUF378 domain-containing protein, with amino-acid sequence MDMPGNQEDFSELEEDPAPPPVPPEARGLSLLDWSALIAVVAGGLNCGLIAAVNLDVFAKVLPSAAATRGVYGLIGLAALYSVVLLFRLGEQETNVNADEQPEQAAD; translated from the coding sequence ATGGACATGCCCGGCAACCAAGAAGATTTTTCCGAACTGGAAGAAGATCCTGCTCCTCCCCCGGTTCCTCCCGAGGCCCGCGGCCTCTCCCTCCTGGACTGGTCGGCGTTGATCGCGGTGGTCGCGGGGGGGCTGAACTGCGGCCTGATCGCGGCGGTGAACCTGGATGTCTTCGCGAAGGTGCTGCCGTCGGCCGCCGCGACGCGCGGCGTCTACGGCCTGATCGGACTGGCCGCGCTATACAGCGTGGTGCTGCTGTTCCGGCTGGGCGAACAAGAGACGAACGTAAACGCGGACGAACAGCCGGAACAAGCGGCGGACTGA
- a CDS encoding sigma-54 interaction domain-containing protein: protein MQKLGVQLQLAAATDASVFIVGESGTGKEIVARAIHDASERREQPFVAVNCGAISGSLAHAELFGHEKGSFTGAVAQSAGYFEYASGGTLFLDEVTEMPPDLQVNFLRVLEAGTYQRVGGSDLLRANVRIICASNRDPFASVAQGRLRQDFLHRLLVIPLRVPPLRERGDDALVLAHWFLNTLNTANGTQKTFSAQMLDAISLHDWPGNVRELRNAVQRAFILADGELEDELLPRNRGGRHAMLRDGALTLPIGMSLGQAQRAFILATLAHHAGDKRSAAETLGLSLKTLYNRLDDYEKD from the coding sequence ATGCAAAAGCTCGGCGTCCAACTGCAGTTGGCTGCGGCCACCGACGCCAGCGTCTTCATCGTGGGCGAAAGCGGCACGGGCAAGGAAATCGTGGCGCGCGCCATCCACGACGCCAGCGAACGCCGGGAACAGCCCTTTGTGGCCGTGAACTGCGGCGCCATCAGCGGCAGCCTGGCGCATGCCGAATTGTTCGGCCATGAAAAAGGCAGCTTCACCGGCGCTGTGGCACAGAGCGCCGGCTACTTCGAGTACGCCAGCGGCGGCACGCTGTTCCTGGACGAAGTGACCGAAATGCCGCCGGACCTGCAGGTCAACTTCCTGCGCGTGCTGGAGGCCGGCACTTATCAGCGCGTGGGCGGCTCGGACCTGCTGCGCGCCAATGTCCGCATCATCTGTGCCAGCAACCGCGATCCCTTCGCCTCCGTCGCGCAAGGCCGCCTGCGCCAGGACTTCCTGCACCGGCTGCTGGTGATTCCGTTGCGCGTGCCGCCGTTGCGCGAGCGCGGCGACGATGCGCTGGTGCTGGCGCACTGGTTCCTGAATACCCTGAACACCGCCAACGGTACGCAGAAGACCTTCTCTGCGCAGATGCTGGATGCGATCTCCCTGCATGATTGGCCAGGCAATGTCCGCGAGCTGCGCAACGCCGTGCAGCGCGCGTTCATCCTGGCCGACGGCGAGCTCGAGGACGAGCTGTTGCCGCGGAACCGCGGCGGGCGGCATGCCATGCTGCGCGACGGCGCGTTGACGCTGCCCATCGGCATGTCGCTGGGCCAGGCACAGCGCGCATTCATCCTGGCGACGCTGGCCCATCACGCGGGCGACAAGCGCAGCGCCGCCGAGACTCTGGGCTTGAGTCTGAAGACGCTCTACAACCGGCTCGACGACTACGAGAAGGACTAG